The region TATAAACAATTAACGATCCAGATGAGTGCCAAGAATAATTAAGAAATTGTGTTatggtttatttttttaattacgtcagtgggacttattattttattttattgccaaagactgcataaagacacaatatttttatttcaaactattgggcccaaattccatgttttatcaaggccccactgaacattttctctaaaatgatattcttctaataaatatGAGCTGAGCGACGTTTTTATAACGTAATAAATTAGGGCGTCTCTTACACCCTAATTACAAAGATAATAATCTTAAGTACTACTTCTTATtagaatcatatatatatatatatctctcatTTCAGTTAATGAATTAAttgaattcaaattatatatgaattagatagatatttatcataaattttgaaaagaagaataaaaaaagtgaaaaaaatgataaaatagaaAGAATGAATTTGAGCAATTTTAAAGTGCCACATCATCTCTTTGGTTCCTTGGTGctatcatttatataaatatatagattaatttttttatttataataatatgccCGTATCTATTTTTGTAGATTTTTACGTCATATATCACCACAACAACGGTatgataatattattttaaatttaaataagatattaatttttttatttataataatatgttcgtatttatttttgtagatttttTGATAAAATATCAATTTGTATTtgaatatgaatataaatttaaataattattaacaaaTTCTTATACTCCGTATGCGTATAATTATTAACAGACTTTTTTGTGTAAATATCTTTTTGTGTATGattcataaatttttaaaagaagaataaagaaagtgaaaaaaaaatgagaaaattaattaattttttattattataaaaataaaaataggttattataactatatatatttagaaTATAAGTATCTCTCATTTTAAATAATGAATTAAttgaattcaaattatatatgaattaaatagatatttttttaatcataaatttttaaaagaagaataaaaaaagtgAAATGAATTGGAAAATATAAAGAATGATTTGGAGCATTTTTAGAGTGTTACATCatctcctttatataaatatataaatttttttatttataataatatattcatatctatttttgtagATTTTTACGTCATATATCACCACAACAAcactataataatattattttaaatttaaataagatattaattttttttatttataataatatgttcatatctatttttgtagatttttttttttataaaatatcactttgtatgtgaatatgaatatgaatagaaatttaaataatttttaacagaTTCTTATACTTCTTATGGATATAATTATTAACATAATTTTTTGgtgtaaatatattttttgtatatgaatcataaatttttaaagaagagaaagaagaataaaaaaggtgaaaaaaatgagaaaattaattaattttttaatattataaaaaataaaaattagttaTTGTATGTAATAgtcaaggttttttttttttttataagctccttaaatatgacTTTAGGTTAAGTTTTATTAGTTTATAGTAATGACTTGAGTGGTGGAATTGaaaaagattgctttaagtttaaattatttattttaaggtatgatcttatgacttagaaataattttttttttatgaaaagaaAATTATATTGAAGAGCCCCTCAAGCCGAGGATTACAAAAAATGAACTTTCTCTAAGAAAGCTACATCTTTCCTCTTCAACTTAAATCTATGTAAATTCTCAAGTCTAGCTTTTAGACAATTTTGCAATAATGCAAATACTGCATTAACTGAAACAGAACAAAGGTTAAAAATGCAATTATATCTATTCCACCAAATGAAATAAACTGCAGCAGCAAGCCCAGTAGCTAACAATTTTTGCTGCAGACACTTCGGCTTCCCCACCATCCAATCGACCCAATCATTGAGATGAACTGGCCAGATAGCACAGCCCAACCAAGCAGCAACTTTACTCCTCAGCAGCTGGGAAAACTTACACTGAAAGAAGAGATGATCGTGACTCTCTTGATGCAATTCACAGATAGGACACAGGACAGATGGAAGACATAACTGGCATTTTAATAAATTGTCTCTAGTCAGCAGATGTCTCAAAGTGGCTTGCCAAAGTATAAAGCGATGTTTAGGCACAGAAAGGTTACACCAGATCACAAAAGCATACTGCACTTTATCTCTGTGAAGAAGCAGGTTATACAACTTACTGACTTTCAACTTGTTATTCTGAACAGCTCTTCCTATCATCTCTCTATTAATAAAAGCCTTCAAGTTTATGAGCTTTCGCCAGTACCAACTGACATCCGACTAAAGCTGATAATCCCAAACACTCTGCCCTTTAAGATATATAGCATCAACCCACTTCACCCACAGGATATCATGTTTAGAGGAAACAGCCCACAAATATTTAGCTAATAGGACCATATTCCATTTGGCCCCTTCTTTAAACCCGAGACCCCCAAGATGCTTCAGAAGGCACACCTGATCCCAGCCTGTAAAGTGAATTTTACTCCTGTTTTCATTACCTTTGCTGGCACCCCAAAGAAACTTCCTACACAAATGATCAATCTCAGAGATTACACTCTTTGGGAGAAAAAATATGCTCATCCAAAAAGCTCTTAGCCCCAACAAAACAGACTGAATAAGCTGAGTTTTTCCAGCAAAAGATAAGTGTCGATTTGACCAATGATGTAACTTCAGCTAGATTTTCTCTATAATAACAGCACAATCTCCTGCTTTCCACTTCGTAGGTCTCAAAGGAACCCCTAAATATTTGAGAGGAAACTCGCCTTCTGAGAACCGAATATCCTTCATAATTTCCTTGGTTTCAGCCGCAGTCATACCCCCAAAATAAACTCTAGATTTCTCCACATTAGCTGTCAAACAAGAAATGCTGCTGAAGGATTTGAAACACTCTGAAATAATCTGGACAGACCTATCCGTGCCTTTGCAAAACAGCACCAAATCATCCGCGAAGCATAGACTCACCAAATTAAGCTTCTTACATCTAGGATGAAACCGAAACTCCTTATGCTGAGAGGCTTGGATGAGAAGTCTAGTAAAATATTCCATCACAAGAACAAATAATAAAGGAGACATCAGGTCCCCTTGCTTCAAATCCTTCCTACCAGTAAAACAACCTTGAATTCTCCCATTCATCAAGACAGAGTAATCCGAGTCCTTTAAACAGATCTTAATCCAATTAATAAACTGAGCCGGTATACAAAATGCAGCAAGAATATCTTCAAGGCAATTCCAATCTATGGAATCATAAGCCTTACTCAAATCCACTTTCATCACACATCTAGGAGAGATATTCTTCCTCTTATACCCTTTAAGAATATCTTGAAAAATAAGGATATTATGAGCTAAAAGTCTATCCTTAACAAAAGCTCCTTGATTTTGGTGAATTAACCAAGGAAGGACCACATTCAATCTACTACAAATCAGCTTGGAAATACATTTATACAGAGTATTACAACAAGCAATAGGCCTGTACTCCACCGCCTTAATCGGGTGCTCAACTTTAGGAATCAATGACAACATAGCATTATTAAAACCTTGAGGAAGTTTACCCAACTGAAAAAAACTCAGAATAGCATCTGAAATTTCATCACCAATCTCATTCCACAAAGCTTTAAAAAAACCCGCACCATAACCATCCGGACCCGGACTCTTAATTGAACCAATGCTAAACATAGCACTCTTAACATCCTTTTTAGTAAATGGTCTTATTAAATCCAGCTGCTGCTCTAAAGAAAGAATATTACCATGTCTGAAACATTCCTTGTGAATGGCCCCCGAAGCTTTACTCTGACTTCCCAACACACTTCGAAAATGACTTAAGAAATGGTCCAAAACAGCCTCATAATTATCAATAATCTGACCAGTTTCAGAAACAAAAGAAGTGATACGGTTTATCTCCTTACGCTTTTTCAAATAAGCATGAAAAAAAGTTGTATTATCATCCCCTAATCTAAGCCAATTAACTTTACTCCTCTTTCTCAGATAGTTGTCATACAGCCGAGAAGTCTGAACCAGCTTACTTAAGGCTTGTTGTTCTTCAATTTGAAACATAGCCGAATGAATATCCTGCTGAAGCTGAATCTGAGCCAAATTATAAGCATCTTTAGCAACCTGAAACTTATGGTCAATATCACCAATCACAAACTTATTAAAGTGACGCAAAACAGGCCTTAATCTCCTCAGTTTAACCATGATTCTATTAAGCCCTTGAGCTTCTACTGGTTTGGTCCAACTCTGCAAAACAGTAGCTTTAAAACCATCATGATCAGCCCACATGTTAAAATATCGAAACGGCTTTGTACCAGAATCCACCTCAGTTATTGTCTTAACAATGCAGAAACAATGATCAGAACAAATATCCCAATTAACTACAGCTACTGAATCAGGAAACAAATCCATCCAATCTTCATTCTTAAAAATGCGATCAATCTTGGAATAAATTTGAGCCTCTCCAGATTGATTGTTAGTCCACACGTAAATTGAGATCCCACAGACCGAAGAGCATCCACTAAGCCTAAAGATCTCCATCTTTGCGCATCTATTAACTCAGCTGCAGACACAGTACGACCCCCAGTTCTATCTTCAACTTCAAAAACTGAATTAAAGTCTCCTATCAATAACCAAGGCTTCACTGGAAAACTCAGACAAGAGAGGTCTTGCCATAAAGGAACTCTTTCCAGAATTGTGTTCCTACCATATACAAAGGTCACACAATACTCTCTAACTGATCTTACCTCCTTAACAACGGTATGAACATATTGGTCACTTTCTTGCAAAACTTCCACCTTGAAAAGATCACTCTTCCAAAAAAATAAGATTCGACCCTCACTCTTATTGCCTCTAAAATAAGTCCAATTACCAAAATAACTACTCATCGCCACTTCCAACTTAGCTCCCCTTAACTTGGTCTCAAGGAAAGCTCCAAGCCCAATTTTATTGAGTTTACAaaaagcactaagggatctttgTTTAT is a window of Humulus lupulus chromosome 4, drHumLupu1.1, whole genome shotgun sequence DNA encoding:
- the LOC133832399 gene encoding uncharacterized protein LOC133832399: MIGRAVQNNKLKVSKLYNLLLHRDKVQYAFVIWCNLSVPKHRFILWQATLRHLLTRDNLLKCQLCLPSVLCPICELHQESHDHLFFQCKFSQLLRSKVAAWLGCAIWPVHLNDWVDWMVGKPKCLQQKLLATGLAAAVYFIWWNRYNCIFNLCSVSVNAVFALLQNCLKARLENLHRFKLKRKDVAFLEKVHFL